AAGAAGGATGCGCAATTAGCGACTTAGCGTCTCCAACATTGACAAGGTGGCTGAATAGCTGAACGTTATCAATTAAAGTTCTGCCGGCTTCCGTGCCGCCTTTTACTCCAAATGTGAATATAGAGCCTGCGCCCTTAGGCATATACTTTTTAGATAGTTCGTGATATTGGTTGTCAGGCAATCCAGCAAAATTAACCCACTCTACTTCAGGGTGATCATTTAAGAACTTAGCAACCTCAAGAGCGTTTGAACAGTGTCTGTCCATTCTTAAGTTTAGTGTCTCAAGTCCCTGCAGCATCAAAAACGCATTGAATGGACTAAGAGCCTGACCGTGAGTTCTGAGTATCTCTACTCTTGCTCTTATTGCATATCCAAAATTGCCGAAAGTCTCATAGAACTTTACTCCATGATAACCCTTGGAGGGCTCTGTCATACAAGGAAACTTGCCGTTATCCCATGGGAAGTTACCACCATCTACTAAAATGCCTCCGATTGAAGTTCCATGGCCGCAAATAAACTTAGTGGCAGAGTTTACAACTATATTTGCGCCATGTTCAATTGGTCTGCAAAGATAAGGAGTTGCAAAAGTGTTATCAATAATGAGAGGAATCCCTGCGTCCTCACCA
This window of the Thermodesulfobacteriota bacterium genome carries:
- a CDS encoding PLP-dependent transferase; this translates as GEDAGIPLIIDNTFATPYLCRPIEHGANIVVNSATKFICGHGTSIGGILVDGGNFPWDNGKFPCMTEPSKGYHGVKFYETFGNFGYAIRARVEILRTHGQALSPFNAFLMLQGLETLNLRMDRHCSNALEVAKFLNDHPEVEWVNFAGLPDNQYHELSKKYMPKGAGSIFTFGVKGGTEAGRTLIDNVQLFSHLVNVGDAKSLIAHPSSTTHRQLNEDEQMSAGVTPETVRISVGLENVEDLIWDLDQALAKAQKATA